In Flammeovirgaceae bacterium 311, one DNA window encodes the following:
- a CDS encoding dihydrodipicolinate synthase (COG0329 Dihydrodipicolinate synthase/N-acetylneuraminate lyase) has product MNTKFTGVGVALVTPFTAKGEIDYEALDRLLRHTAEGGVDYYVVHGTTGESVTTTVAEKAAVLRYIRENNPHKLPIMYGLGGNNTPALLKKVQEMDLEGVDAILSVSPYYNLPTQEGLYQHYKAFSEASPVPVMLYNVPTRTARNLNAETTLRLAELPNIIGVKEASGNLVQCAEIASHKPHDFLLISGDDMLTIPIISLGGKGIISVLANALPTLFQTMTLSAMKGDFEQARQALFALLDLNPYIYEEGNPVGVKQALKCLGICENAVRLPLVPASSKLCEKIEHTIQRIKAIA; this is encoded by the coding sequence ATGAATACTAAATTTACCGGTGTAGGCGTAGCGCTCGTTACCCCTTTTACGGCAAAGGGAGAAATAGACTATGAAGCCCTGGACCGGCTCCTTCGCCACACGGCCGAGGGAGGCGTAGATTATTATGTGGTTCATGGAACTACGGGCGAATCTGTAACCACCACAGTAGCCGAAAAAGCGGCTGTATTACGCTATATCAGGGAAAACAACCCCCACAAGCTCCCCATCATGTATGGCCTGGGCGGCAACAATACCCCTGCCCTGCTTAAAAAGGTACAGGAGATGGACCTGGAAGGCGTAGATGCCATTCTTTCTGTAAGTCCCTATTATAACCTGCCTACCCAAGAGGGTTTGTATCAGCATTACAAAGCTTTCTCTGAGGCCTCACCTGTTCCGGTTATGCTGTATAATGTGCCCACCAGAACAGCCCGGAACTTAAATGCCGAAACTACCCTGCGCCTGGCAGAGCTGCCAAACATCATTGGTGTGAAGGAAGCCTCGGGCAACCTGGTTCAGTGTGCGGAAATTGCCAGTCACAAACCCCATGATTTCTTACTGATCAGCGGAGATGATATGCTCACCATCCCCATTATCTCCCTAGGCGGCAAGGGCATTATCTCAGTATTGGCCAACGCGTTGCCTACACTGTTTCAGACCATGACTCTCAGTGCCATGAAAGGAGACTTTGAACAAGCAAGACAGGCACTGTTTGCTTTACTGGACCTCAACCCCTATATCTATGAAGAGGGTAATCCGGTAGGTGTTAAACAGGCTTTGAAATGCCTGGGTATTTGCGAAAATGCTGTACGGCTGCCCCTGGTGCCGGCATCATCAAAACTATGTGAAAAAATAGAACATACCATACAAAGAATAAAAGCTATTGCTTAA
- a CDS encoding DNA ligase, nad-dependent (COG0272 NAD-dependent DNA ligase (contains BRCT domain type II)) translates to MQREEASLRIKELQDQLHYFNEQYYQFHNSVVSDFEFDQLLEELIRLEGQYPEFRTTDSPSQRVGGTITKEFPTVYHRFPMLSLGNTYSEEELKEFDARVAKALGSEPYEYFCELKFDGVALSLTYENGVLVQGVTRGDGVRGDDITANVRTINTIPLRVNAQGLPPTFEVRGEAFMPLKSFTRINREREAKGEALLANPRNATSGTLKMQDSGIVAQRRLDCYVYSMLSDDLQATTHAEAIAQLEMSGFNVSPTYKLCRSMAEVFKYIEEWEFKRTELPLETDGIVVKVNSLAQQSRLGFTAKSPRWAIAYKYKAKSVATKLNDIEYNVGRTGAVTPVANLEPVLLAGTVVKRASVHNANFIADMDLRCGDTVYIEKGGEIIPKITGIEFSKRKPDSQPIVFPEHCPVCGTGLIRQEGEAAHYCPNERGCPPQIKAKLEHFIQRRAMNIDGIGERTIEQLYERGLVRTVADLYKLTYEEVFALEGFKELSTQNLLAGINESRKAPFENVLFGLGIRYVGRTVAEKLARSFGTIDRLAQATFEELISVPEIGERIARSILEFFSQPEHKQLIQELKDAGLQFETTKQTEAPTEGPLVGKTFVVSGVFTHYGRDEIKEVIARHGGKVTSSISSKLDFLLAGENMGPAKKQKAESAGVPIISEDEFRELIGIEK, encoded by the coding sequence ATGCAGCGCGAAGAAGCCAGCCTACGCATTAAAGAGCTCCAGGACCAATTACACTACTTCAACGAGCAATACTACCAGTTCCATAACTCGGTGGTAAGTGATTTTGAATTTGACCAGTTACTGGAAGAACTGATCCGGCTGGAAGGTCAGTATCCTGAATTCAGAACTACAGACTCGCCAAGCCAGCGTGTGGGAGGAACCATTACCAAGGAGTTTCCAACGGTATACCACCGTTTCCCGATGCTTTCGCTGGGCAATACCTATAGCGAAGAAGAGCTGAAGGAATTTGATGCCCGTGTAGCCAAGGCCCTGGGCAGTGAGCCCTATGAATACTTTTGTGAGCTCAAGTTTGATGGAGTAGCCTTAAGCCTTACCTATGAAAATGGCGTACTGGTACAGGGTGTTACCCGCGGCGATGGCGTACGGGGAGATGATATAACGGCCAATGTTCGCACTATCAATACCATACCCCTGCGGGTAAATGCCCAGGGCCTGCCACCTACCTTTGAAGTTCGTGGCGAAGCCTTTATGCCCCTGAAATCTTTTACTCGTATTAACCGGGAACGCGAGGCAAAAGGTGAAGCCCTGCTGGCCAACCCGCGTAATGCCACCTCAGGCACACTCAAAATGCAGGATTCCGGTATAGTAGCACAGCGCAGGCTGGACTGCTACGTATACTCCATGCTCAGCGACGATTTACAGGCCACCACGCATGCCGAAGCAATTGCACAGCTGGAAATGTCCGGTTTTAATGTATCGCCTACCTATAAGCTTTGTCGCAGTATGGCCGAGGTATTCAAGTACATTGAGGAGTGGGAATTTAAGCGCACCGAATTACCCCTGGAAACAGATGGTATCGTGGTAAAAGTAAACAGCCTGGCGCAGCAGTCAAGGCTTGGTTTTACGGCAAAAAGTCCGCGCTGGGCCATTGCGTATAAGTATAAAGCAAAAAGCGTAGCCACAAAGCTAAACGATATTGAGTATAATGTAGGCAGAACAGGAGCCGTTACACCAGTAGCGAACCTGGAGCCGGTTTTACTAGCAGGTACTGTTGTAAAAAGGGCATCTGTACACAATGCCAATTTTATTGCCGATATGGACCTGCGCTGCGGCGATACGGTCTATATCGAAAAAGGTGGTGAAATCATACCGAAAATCACGGGCATTGAGTTCAGCAAACGCAAACCCGACAGCCAGCCGATCGTATTCCCGGAGCATTGCCCGGTTTGCGGCACCGGGCTGATCCGCCAGGAAGGCGAAGCTGCTCATTATTGCCCAAATGAGCGTGGGTGTCCCCCACAGATCAAAGCAAAGCTGGAGCATTTTATACAGCGCAGGGCCATGAATATTGATGGCATTGGCGAACGTACTATTGAGCAGCTTTATGAGCGTGGGCTGGTACGTACTGTGGCCGATCTCTACAAGTTAACTTACGAGGAGGTATTTGCACTGGAAGGATTTAAAGAACTCTCTACCCAAAACCTGCTGGCAGGAATCAACGAGTCGCGCAAAGCTCCTTTTGAAAACGTGCTGTTTGGTTTGGGTATACGCTATGTAGGCAGAACCGTTGCCGAAAAACTTGCACGCAGCTTTGGCACTATCGACCGGCTGGCCCAGGCAACTTTTGAGGAGCTTATCAGTGTGCCCGAAATTGGGGAACGCATTGCCCGGAGCATTCTTGAGTTTTTCAGCCAGCCGGAACATAAACAGCTGATTCAAGAACTAAAAGATGCTGGTTTACAGTTTGAAACTACAAAGCAGACAGAGGCGCCCACTGAAGGTCCTTTGGTTGGCAAAACCTTTGTGGTGAGTGGTGTTTTCACCCACTATGGCAGGGATGAGATCAAAGAAGTAATTGCCCGGCATGGTGGTAAAGTAACATCCTCTATTTCTTCCAAGCTGGATTTTCTGCTGGCTGGTGAAAATATGGGTCCGGCAAAAAAACAAAAAGCAGAATCCGCCGGGGTTCCGATCATATCGGAAGATGAATTTAGGGAATTGATAGGAATTGAAAAGTAA
- a CDS encoding histidine kinase hamp region domain protein (COG2203 FOG: GAF domain), whose amino-acid sequence MIYGAAAFISIILIASAGLILSQVTTKYQQLSTIIEPLKFNLLSFNSEANQLAAHQQAYLLSNSEESKEYVAYVSKRMADRIQKLAEYVDTLQDKNLKANTESLALEMNKMFAASKALESVGLEERADIIMNSLMPAVLNSSKLTKEMNTYLFEKHLTGFSSLMEELENIQLSAMLGFMLLMLGFYYIVHKTFSFIIAQIKLLDQEIGELAKGNLPEELADPKNELSFISNSVNQLLKNLQGVKEFSISVGKGDFESDISVFDNTGDLGNALASMRQSLKEVSAEDKKRDWANQGLATFLGIIRDHGHNSEELSYQVLANLVKYIGANQGGLFITDGEDTDVRLRLVASYAYNRKKFLEKVLQPGQGLVGQAYLEREHIYLREIPKDYVQITSGLGDATPNSIFIQPLIVNDEVMGVLEMASFHDFEPHVQDFIKKVSESVAAAIGTAQNNHRNREILQQSQILAEQLRAQEEELRQNTEELQATQEEMHRRILELERENMLLNSN is encoded by the coding sequence ATGATATACGGTGCAGCAGCCTTTATAAGTATTATACTTATTGCATCGGCTGGCCTTATCCTAAGCCAGGTCACCACCAAATACCAGCAGCTTTCCACCATTATCGAACCGCTGAAATTCAACCTGTTGTCATTCAACAGTGAAGCTAACCAGCTGGCCGCTCATCAGCAGGCTTACCTGTTAAGCAACAGCGAAGAATCTAAAGAATATGTAGCGTATGTGAGCAAAAGAATGGCAGACCGTATTCAGAAACTTGCCGAATATGTTGATACGCTGCAGGATAAAAACCTGAAGGCGAATACTGAAAGTCTTGCCCTGGAGATGAACAAGATGTTTGCTGCCTCCAAAGCGCTGGAAAGTGTCGGGTTGGAAGAAAGAGCTGACATCATCATGAACAGTTTAATGCCCGCTGTTCTGAACAGCAGCAAGTTAACGAAGGAAATGAACACTTACCTGTTTGAGAAGCACCTAACAGGCTTTAGCAGCCTGATGGAGGAGCTGGAAAACATACAGCTAAGTGCCATGCTGGGGTTTATGCTGCTAATGCTGGGCTTTTATTACATTGTGCATAAAACATTCAGCTTTATTATAGCCCAAATTAAGCTGCTGGACCAGGAAATAGGAGAACTGGCAAAGGGTAATTTACCCGAAGAGCTGGCAGATCCGAAAAATGAACTCTCTTTTATATCCAACTCTGTTAACCAGTTACTGAAGAACCTGCAGGGTGTAAAAGAATTTTCCATCAGCGTGGGCAAAGGTGATTTTGAAAGCGACATAAGTGTTTTTGATAACACCGGCGACCTTGGCAATGCGCTGGCCTCTATGCGTCAGAGTCTGAAAGAAGTATCTGCAGAGGACAAGAAACGGGATTGGGCAAACCAGGGGTTGGCTACATTTCTGGGCATCATCCGCGATCATGGCCATAACAGCGAGGAGCTAAGTTACCAGGTGCTGGCTAACTTGGTTAAGTATATTGGTGCTAACCAGGGTGGGCTTTTTATTACAGATGGAGAGGATACTGATGTAAGGCTGCGCCTGGTTGCCTCTTATGCCTACAACCGTAAAAAATTCCTGGAGAAGGTGCTTCAGCCTGGGCAGGGCTTGGTGGGCCAGGCTTACCTGGAGCGGGAACATATTTACCTGCGTGAGATCCCCAAAGATTATGTACAAATAACCTCTGGCCTGGGCGATGCCACCCCTAACAGCATTTTTATACAACCCCTGATTGTTAATGATGAGGTCATGGGTGTGCTGGAGATGGCTTCCTTTCATGATTTTGAACCTCATGTGCAGGACTTTATTAAAAAAGTAAGTGAATCTGTGGCTGCCGCCATTGGTACTGCGCAAAACAACCACCGCAACAGGGAAATACTGCAGCAATCGCAGATCCTGGCGGAGCAGTTAAGAGCGCAGGAAGAAGAGTTGAGGCAGAATACAGAGGAGCTGCAGGCAACACAGGAAGAAATGCACCGCCGAATTCTGGAGCTGGAAAGAGAAAACATGCTCCTGAACAGCAATTAA
- a CDS encoding multidrug ABC transporter ATPase and permease (COG1132 ABC-type multidrug transport system, ATPase and permease components), with protein MRTRDQKPSDKKISLQQRLSALRHLPAFFRLIWQASPSLTLGNVVVRLLKAAVPLAVLYIGKLIIDEVVLLAAGEGGSTERLLLYVVLEFGLAIVSDILNRGIALLDSLLGDLFANDSSVRLMQQAAKLDLYQYENSEFYDKLERARQQTVRRTLLMTQVLSQLQDIITLAFLAGGLIAFKWWLILLVFVAVIPAFLGESHFNERSFSLIWGWTPERRELDYLRYTGASDETAKEIKMFGLSDFLIGRFKFLSDKYYNENKKLAVKRAGWGALFAAIGSAGYYAAYVYIIYRTISGELSLGDLTFYAGSFSTMRSRLEDILNRFSKIAESALYLQDFFEFFELKPLITAPANPRPFPHPIRQGFTFENVGFHYPNSERWALRGLSFTLNPTEKVALVGENGAGKTTLVKLLARLYDPTEGHILLDGHDLREYDPAALRQEIGVIFQDYVRFQFTAGDNIAVGRIGYREEKPRIEDAANRSLANTVVEKLPKQYEQMIGRRFADGVDLSGGEWQKIALARAYIRDAQLLILDEPTAALDARAEHEVFLRFAELTKGKMAVLISHRFSTVRMADRILVLENGKLQESGSHEELLMQQGRYAELFQLQARGYA; from the coding sequence ATGAGAACTCGAGATCAAAAACCTTCGGATAAAAAAATCAGCCTGCAGCAACGGCTGTCAGCGCTACGGCACCTGCCTGCTTTCTTTCGCCTCATCTGGCAGGCAAGCCCCTCCTTAACACTGGGCAATGTTGTGGTACGCTTGCTTAAAGCAGCGGTGCCGCTAGCTGTGCTCTACATAGGCAAATTAATTATTGATGAAGTGGTACTGCTGGCAGCAGGGGAAGGCGGCAGTACGGAACGGCTTCTGCTGTATGTAGTCCTGGAGTTTGGCCTGGCCATTGTATCTGATATTCTGAACAGGGGAATAGCCCTGCTGGATAGCCTGCTGGGAGATTTATTTGCCAATGATTCATCTGTAAGGCTTATGCAGCAGGCTGCAAAGCTGGACCTGTACCAGTATGAGAACAGCGAATTTTATGATAAGCTGGAGCGTGCACGGCAGCAAACTGTGCGGCGCACCCTGCTCATGACCCAGGTGCTTAGCCAGTTGCAGGATATTATCACCCTTGCTTTTCTGGCAGGCGGGCTTATTGCTTTTAAATGGTGGCTGATACTGCTGGTGTTTGTTGCAGTGATTCCCGCTTTTTTGGGAGAATCTCATTTTAACGAGCGGAGCTTTTCACTAATCTGGGGCTGGACACCAGAGCGCCGGGAGCTCGATTATTTACGCTACACCGGTGCCAGCGACGAAACCGCCAAGGAAATCAAGATGTTTGGCCTTTCAGATTTTCTGATTGGCCGTTTTAAGTTTCTGTCTGATAAGTACTACAATGAAAATAAAAAGCTTGCGGTAAAACGGGCTGGCTGGGGGGCTTTGTTTGCTGCTATCGGTAGTGCCGGTTACTATGCTGCTTATGTATATATAATTTACCGTACCATCAGCGGTGAGCTAAGCCTGGGCGACCTTACCTTTTACGCAGGTTCTTTTTCTACCATGCGCAGCAGGCTCGAGGATATCCTGAACCGGTTCTCAAAGATTGCAGAAAGTGCCCTCTACCTGCAGGATTTCTTTGAATTTTTCGAGCTGAAGCCTCTTATTACAGCTCCTGCAAACCCACGACCTTTTCCTCATCCAATCAGGCAGGGCTTTACCTTCGAGAATGTAGGCTTTCATTACCCAAATTCTGAACGCTGGGCGCTGCGCGGACTTAGCTTTACCCTGAACCCTACCGAAAAAGTAGCACTGGTAGGAGAGAACGGCGCCGGTAAAACCACACTGGTTAAGCTGCTGGCAAGGCTGTACGATCCAACCGAAGGGCATATTTTACTGGATGGACATGATTTGCGGGAATATGATCCTGCAGCCCTGCGACAGGAGATTGGGGTGATCTTTCAGGATTATGTCCGGTTTCAGTTTACGGCAGGAGATAACATTGCAGTTGGCCGCATCGGGTATCGCGAGGAAAAACCACGCATAGAAGATGCAGCAAACAGGAGCCTGGCCAATACGGTAGTGGAAAAACTGCCTAAGCAATACGAACAGATGATCGGTAGGCGATTTGCAGATGGTGTTGATCTTTCGGGAGGGGAGTGGCAGAAAATTGCCCTGGCCAGGGCCTACATACGGGATGCACAGCTGCTCATCCTGGATGAACCCACTGCAGCACTGGATGCCCGTGCAGAACACGAGGTGTTCCTTAGGTTTGCGGAACTCACCAAAGGCAAAATGGCCGTGCTGATCAGCCACCGCTTCAGTACCGTACGCATGGCCGACAGAATACTGGTGCTGGAAAACGGAAAGCTGCAGGAATCCGGCTCTCACGAAGAGTTGCTGATGCAGCAGGGCAGATATGCAGAGCTCTTTCAGCTGCAGGCGCGGGGCTATGCGTAA
- a CDS encoding amidohydrolase 2 (COG2159 Predicted metal-dependent hydrolase of the TIM-barrel fold), whose protein sequence is MKYPFLTKLAGNFKRNPGSAKLNWFAEILIEEAFEGIPKDAYLDCHTHIMGLGTGGTGCWMNPGILTWKHPLDHLKVMFYINGSAIDDMRYADQQYVQRFLTQVYDFPQNGKFILLALDGAYNKDGAFSRNDTKFYVPNEYIYKTYQSDPENFVPCISVHPYREDAIDELEKWAKLGVRAVKWLPNAMGMDPSDPVCEPFYEKMKEYDMVLLSHVGGESAIEVLKFRPLGNPLLFRKPLDMGVKVIMAHCASSGINLDLESNSLKPMSNFKLFMRLMEEPKYEKLLFADISALTQINRSGTPLSTMLERTDLHHRLINGSDYPLPAINAVISTRFLELMGYISRRERVALNQIYKRNPLLFDFVLKRTLKAPGDKITKFSDSIFMDNILLKLTQVQENAGQLL, encoded by the coding sequence ATGAAATATCCATTTTTAACAAAACTGGCCGGCAATTTCAAAAGAAATCCAGGTAGTGCAAAGTTAAACTGGTTTGCAGAAATTCTGATTGAAGAAGCCTTTGAAGGTATACCTAAGGATGCTTATCTGGATTGCCATACCCATATTATGGGATTGGGAACTGGTGGCACCGGTTGCTGGATGAACCCGGGCATTCTAACCTGGAAGCATCCGCTTGATCACCTGAAGGTGATGTTTTACATCAATGGTTCTGCCATTGACGATATGCGTTATGCCGATCAACAGTACGTTCAGCGTTTTCTCACTCAGGTTTATGATTTTCCGCAGAATGGTAAATTTATATTGCTGGCCCTAGATGGTGCTTATAACAAAGATGGGGCATTCAGCCGGAACGATACAAAATTTTATGTTCCAAATGAATACATCTATAAAACCTACCAGTCTGATCCTGAAAATTTTGTACCATGCATATCTGTTCACCCCTATCGTGAAGATGCCATAGATGAGCTGGAAAAATGGGCGAAACTGGGTGTCAGGGCTGTAAAATGGTTGCCTAACGCCATGGGCATGGACCCTTCAGATCCTGTTTGTGAGCCTTTTTATGAAAAGATGAAGGAGTACGATATGGTGCTCCTAAGCCATGTTGGTGGAGAATCTGCCATTGAAGTGTTAAAATTCAGACCATTGGGAAATCCGCTCCTGTTTAGGAAGCCGCTGGATATGGGGGTGAAGGTGATCATGGCACATTGTGCTTCTTCGGGGATTAATCTGGATCTGGAGAGCAATAGTCTAAAACCAATGAGCAACTTTAAACTGTTTATGCGCCTGATGGAGGAGCCTAAGTATGAAAAGTTACTCTTTGCTGATATATCGGCCCTTACCCAGATCAATAGAAGCGGTACGCCACTCTCAACTATGCTGGAGCGTACAGACCTGCACCACCGCCTGATCAATGGCAGCGACTATCCATTGCCTGCTATCAATGCTGTAATTTCTACAAGATTTTTGGAGTTGATGGGCTACATCAGCCGGCGTGAGCGGGTTGCGCTAAACCAGATCTATAAAAGAAATCCGCTCCTGTTTGACTTTGTATTAAAGAGAACCCTTAAAGCCCCGGGAGATAAAATAACAAAATTCTCTGACAGTATATTCATGGACAATATACTGCTTAAGCTCACACAGGTTCAGGAAAATGCCGGGCAACTGCTGTAG
- a CDS encoding DNA polymerase IV (COG0389 Nucleotidyltransferase/DNA polymerase involved in DNA repair), producing MSGNIPMLNGTNSLRKIIHIDMDAFFASVEQRDNPQLRGKPVAVGGSRERGVVAAASYEARKFGVRSAMPSAHAYRLCPHIIFVKPRFDAYKAVSRQIRKIFLDYTPLVEPLSLDEAYLDVTHPLIGPPSATLIAREIKHRIKEETALTASAGISYNKFLAKVASDVQKPDGLTLVKPEEALAFLSSLPVEKFHGIGRVTAEKMHSLGIRTGADLREWPETKLIKLFGKSGRYYAQLVQGVDERPVTPDRQRKSVGAENTFSQNLLRLEVMQAELEEIAGEVAERLQRLNQQGRTVTLKVKYADFVQITRSVTLYQPIKDGAELYRLGCELLEGVDLQDKEVRLLGLTVSNLDLPDIHGQLSIPF from the coding sequence ATGAGCGGCAATATTCCGATGCTGAATGGAACAAACAGTCTACGTAAAATCATCCATATAGATATGGATGCATTTTTTGCATCGGTAGAGCAGCGTGATAACCCGCAGCTGCGCGGAAAACCTGTGGCAGTTGGGGGTAGCAGGGAACGTGGTGTGGTGGCTGCTGCCAGTTACGAGGCTCGCAAGTTTGGCGTACGTTCTGCCATGCCCTCTGCACATGCCTACCGCTTATGCCCGCACATTATATTTGTAAAGCCGCGTTTTGATGCCTACAAGGCTGTAAGCAGGCAAATCAGAAAAATTTTTCTGGATTATACGCCACTGGTAGAGCCCCTCTCACTTGATGAAGCTTACCTGGATGTAACACACCCACTCATCGGACCGCCATCAGCAACCCTGATTGCCAGGGAGATCAAACACCGCATCAAGGAAGAAACCGCTCTCACCGCTTCTGCCGGTATCAGCTACAATAAATTTCTGGCAAAAGTAGCTTCCGATGTACAGAAACCTGATGGACTGACGCTGGTAAAGCCTGAGGAGGCACTGGCATTCTTATCCAGCCTGCCAGTAGAAAAGTTTCATGGAATTGGTAGGGTAACTGCAGAAAAAATGCATAGCCTGGGCATAAGAACAGGTGCAGATTTGCGGGAATGGCCTGAAACCAAGCTTATTAAGCTTTTCGGTAAAAGTGGCCGCTATTATGCGCAACTGGTACAGGGAGTTGACGAAAGGCCTGTTACACCAGACAGGCAACGAAAATCTGTGGGTGCCGAAAACACCTTTAGCCAAAACCTGCTGCGCCTGGAGGTTATGCAGGCAGAGCTGGAAGAAATTGCCGGAGAAGTTGCAGAGAGACTGCAGCGCCTGAACCAGCAGGGCAGAACAGTGACATTGAAAGTTAAATATGCTGATTTTGTACAGATTACCCGTTCGGTTACCCTATACCAGCCTATTAAAGATGGAGCAGAACTATACAGGTTAGGCTGCGAACTGCTGGAAGGGGTAGATCTGCAGGACAAAGAAGTGCGCCTGCTCGGACTCACTGTATCTAACCTGGACCTGCCGGATATACACGGGCAACTGAGTATTCCTTTCTGA
- a CDS encoding DNA gyrase modulator family protein (COG0312 Predicted Zn-dependent proteases and their inactivated homologs), whose product MKRRDFLQLAGMGAGALMLPTYLFGKSVPLDAPYSIIDPIKHKELADVALNAARSRGASYADVRIGRYLNQYLFTREDKVQNTVNTESYGVGIRVIANGTWGFAATDQVTPDGIKKAAEQAVAIAKANGKLQKEPVKLVPVQSYGEQEWRTPIEINAFEVPLSEKVDLLLSANAAAQEQGANFVNNALFLVNEQKYFASTDGSYLNQDIHRIWPTFTVTAVDPNSGKFKQRAALSAPMGMGWEYMSGRAQDKTQGPAGLIFYGKTYDIKEDATAAARQAKEMTNAKSVKPGKYDLVLDPNHLGLTIHESVGHPLELDRVLGYEANYAGTSFATLDKWKTKNFNYGSKLVNIFADKIQDNSLGQVGWDDEGVKTKRWDLVREGVLVDYQAIRDQAHILNHEESHGCCYADSWSSVQFQRMPNVSLAPGREKYNMQDMIKDVQDGIFIIGRGSYSIDQQRYNFQFGGTLYYEIKNGEVTGMLNDVAYQSNTQEFWNSCTKICDESDYRLFGSFFDGKGQPSQISAVSHGSSTTRFNGVNVINTARNI is encoded by the coding sequence ATGAAAAGAAGAGACTTTTTACAGCTGGCTGGTATGGGGGCCGGAGCACTTATGCTTCCTACCTACCTTTTTGGCAAGTCAGTCCCCCTGGATGCGCCTTATAGTATAATCGATCCGATAAAGCACAAGGAACTGGCAGATGTAGCACTGAATGCTGCCAGGAGCAGAGGCGCCAGTTATGCCGATGTACGCATAGGCCGCTACCTGAACCAATACCTTTTTACGAGGGAAGACAAAGTACAAAATACCGTTAACACTGAATCCTACGGTGTTGGCATCCGGGTAATTGCAAACGGCACCTGGGGTTTTGCCGCCACCGATCAGGTAACCCCAGATGGTATCAAAAAAGCAGCAGAACAGGCAGTAGCTATTGCCAAAGCAAATGGAAAACTGCAGAAGGAACCTGTTAAGCTGGTGCCTGTGCAAAGCTACGGCGAGCAGGAATGGCGTACCCCCATTGAAATAAATGCCTTCGAAGTGCCTCTTTCAGAAAAAGTAGACCTGCTGCTAAGCGCCAATGCTGCCGCACAGGAGCAGGGCGCTAACTTTGTGAATAATGCACTGTTTCTGGTAAACGAACAAAAATATTTCGCTTCTACCGACGGCTCCTACCTTAACCAGGACATCCATCGCATCTGGCCAACTTTTACGGTTACGGCTGTAGATCCGAACAGCGGTAAATTCAAGCAGCGTGCAGCGCTTAGTGCTCCTATGGGCATGGGCTGGGAGTATATGAGCGGACGGGCACAGGATAAAACCCAGGGACCCGCCGGATTGATCTTCTACGGCAAAACCTACGACATCAAAGAAGATGCAACCGCTGCCGCCCGCCAGGCCAAAGAAATGACTAATGCCAAATCTGTAAAACCTGGAAAATACGACCTGGTACTGGATCCAAATCACCTGGGCCTTACAATTCATGAATCGGTAGGCCACCCGCTGGAGCTCGACAGGGTACTGGGCTATGAGGCCAACTATGCAGGCACCTCCTTTGCCACACTAGATAAGTGGAAAACCAAAAACTTTAATTATGGCAGCAAGCTGGTAAATATATTTGCCGATAAAATCCAGGACAATTCACTTGGCCAGGTAGGCTGGGACGACGAAGGTGTAAAAACAAAACGCTGGGACCTGGTGCGCGAAGGAGTGCTGGTAGATTATCAGGCCATCCGCGATCAGGCGCACATCCTCAACCATGAGGAGTCACATGGCTGCTGCTATGCCGATAGCTGGAGCAGTGTGCAGTTTCAACGCATGCCTAACGTAAGCCTGGCGCCAGGAAGAGAAAAATACAACATGCAGGATATGATCAAAGATGTGCAGGATGGCATCTTCATTATTGGCCGTGGCTCATACTCCATCGATCAGCAGCGCTATAACTTCCAGTTTGGCGGCACGCTTTATTACGAAATCAAAAATGGTGAAGTAACAGGCATGCTGAACGATGTGGCTTACCAGAGCAACACCCAGGAGTTCTGGAACAGCTGCACCAAAATATGCGATGAGAGCGATTACCGCCTCTTCGGCTCCTTCTTCGATGGCAAAGGACAGCCTTCGCAGATATCTGCCGTATCGCATGGCAGCAGCACCACCCGTTTCAACGGCG